From one Candidatus Kuenenbacteria bacterium genomic stretch:
- the yjjX gene encoding inosine/xanthosine triphosphatase, which produces MKIKVGSKNPAKVKAVEDTIKNYALFESSQVEGMAADSRVKEQPIGLEETIAGAKNRAQNAFVDCEYSFGLESGLIPIPETKTGYMDLTVCAIYDGKEFHLGTSAMFEYPKKITSMAINGEAEISQAAKIMGLTEKSKVGNEEGMIGILTKGRWDRKSLTAQAIITALIHLENKELY; this is translated from the coding sequence ATGAAGATAAAAGTCGGTTCAAAAAATCCAGCAAAGGTGAAAGCGGTCGAAGACACAATAAAAAACTATGCTCTGTTTGAAAGTTCACAAGTAGAGGGCATGGCCGCTGATTCACGAGTAAAAGAGCAACCAATCGGACTCGAGGAAACCATCGCTGGCGCCAAAAATAGAGCCCAAAATGCTTTTGTTGACTGCGAATATAGTTTTGGTTTAGAATCTGGACTCATCCCTATCCCGGAAACGAAAACTGGCTATATGGATCTGACTGTCTGTGCTATTTATGATGGCAAAGAGTTTCATTTGGGCACTTCAGCAATGTTTGAATACCCAAAAAAAATAACCAGCATGGCTATAAATGGCGAAGCGGAAATCAGCCAGGCGGCAAAAATTATGGGGCTAACGGAAAAGTCCAAGGTGGGCAACGAGGAAGGGATGATCGGGATTTTGACAAAGGGACGCTGGGACAGAAAGAGCCTAACTGCCCAAGCGA